One region of Corvus hawaiiensis isolate bCorHaw1 chromosome 12, bCorHaw1.pri.cur, whole genome shotgun sequence genomic DNA includes:
- the FHOD1 gene encoding FH1/FH2 domain-containing protein 1: protein MAVAEAAEATVPCRVQYLEDADPFAFGSFPEPRRAPVYAVEEALALGAQLPALHRLVGAPLPLEDCTLQVSPSGHYLDLDLSLLEQKDDLEGFYEEVRKGRRPTLILRTQLSVRVHAIIEKLYNSQGPELRRSLFSLKQLFQEDKDLVPEFVNLEGLTCLIKVGAEADQNYQNYILRALSQIMLFMDGMQGVINHNETVQWLYTLSGSPFRLVVKTALKLLLVFVEYTEPNALLLIRAVNAVDQARGACPWSNLMAILGQRNGADTELLVFTMTLINKTLAALPDQDTFYDVTDCLEQQGMEQVVQQYLGSKGTDLDLKQQFTLYESALKLEDDVEEPPPGGRKERRRTDEGRRGWRCQGGSQDASADAQPLLGSPGTPKEAPAEDTLPVPAPTSPAEPCPTSIYNSTSSVRLALASPAAEKEQPPGPGERSVYKARFLENLAAAQKEKISSMAKGRLDVLSDTTLEHPTALAWERDHGTSDSRMEPPSIRSRLARPDTTDSCSTISSDTKFMLDMLYAKGSSESEMEKVFHEIPLPPRIQDKVEMDTKGSSSQDQESGRLRGRALDGPVASAHAKLVRAVSSIDAETHTQKLENTGMMPIKKDTELTWERLETIPVQLKIKDLDFTDLGEEEDFDILDTGPMTNGSFLHPGIEAMSAGTFMAPPPPPALPGCPPPPPPPPPAIPGCPPPPPPALPGCPPPPPPAIPGCPPPPPPPPAVPSCPPPPGLPGPSTTDGPSQAKKKRTVKLFWKELKQLDSTVGPGKFGQGTLWASLQNVEVNAAKLEHLFESRSKEAPTSKKAIDGKKVVVVLDPKRSNAINIGLTVLPPIHIIKTAVLNFDEFAVSKEGIEKILTMVPTEEEKQKIQEAQLANPDVPLGSAEQFLLSLSSISDLTARLQLWAFKLDYESLEQEIAEPLFDLKVGMEQLARNHTFKCILATLLAMGNFLNGSQSRGFDLGYLEKVSEVKDTVHRQSLLYHLCQMVVEKFPETTDLYSEIASITRSAKIDFEELANSLVQLERRCRASWHNLKVIAKHETKPVLKTKLTEFLKDSTQRIIVLKVVHRRVLNRFHSFVLYLGYPVSAARDVKVTSICKLLREFALEYRTCWERVLQQQKKRAAHRERSKTRGRLITETEKFSGIAEAVLPSAVVSSSPKEQMEAGHESMKIVLTSPTDIPARRSRASQGTGYGTPTQGSPAQEDVPSSPDDASDEIMDRLVKSVTHNANPRPCPNKERRRSRGNRKSLRRTLKSGLSDELVQALGLGRAPDMEV, encoded by the exons ATGGCGGTGGCGGAGGCGGCGGAGGCGACGGTGCCATGCCGGGTGCAGTACCTGGAGGACGCGGATCCCTTCGCCTTCGGCAGCTTCCCGGAGCCCCGACGAGCCCCGGTTTACGCCGTGGAGGAGGCGCTGGCCCTGGGGGCGCAGCTGCCCGCGCTGCACCGCCTGGTCGGGGCCCCGCTGCCG CTGGAGGACTGCACGCTGCAGGTCTCGCCCTCTGGACACTACCTGGACCTTGACTTGTCCCTGCTGGAACAGAAGGATGATCTGGAGGGTTTCTATGAGGAGGTCAG GAAGGGGAGACGGCCAACCCTGATCCTGCGCACGCAGCTCTCCGTCCGAGTCCACGCCATCATCG agaagctgtacaACTCGCAGGGGCCGGAGCTGCGGAGGTCCCTCTTCTCCCTGAAGCAGCTCTTCCAG GAGGACAAGGACCTGGTGCCAGAGTTCGTGAACCTGGAGGGGTTGACATGCCTGATCAAAGTGGGGGCAGAAGCTGACCAGAACTACCAGAATTACATCCTCCGGG cctTGAGCCAGATCATGCTCTTCATGGATGGGATGCAGGGTGTCATCAACCACAACGAGACTGTCCAGTGGCTGTACACGCTGTCAGGAAGCCCA TTTCGCCTGGTGGTGAAGACAGCACTGAAGCTGCTCCTGGTGTTTGTGGAGTACACAGAGCCCAACGCCTTGCTGCTCATCCGCGCCGTCAATGCCGTGGATCAGGCGAGAG gtgCCTGTCCATGGTCCAACCTAATGGCCATCCTGGGGCAGCGCAATGGGGCTGACACGGAGCTGCTGGTGTTCACCATGACGCTGATCAACAAG ACACTGGCAGCCCTCCCAGATCAGGACACCTTCTACGATGTGACCGactgcctggagcagcagggcatGGAGCAGGTGGTGCAGCAGTACCTGGGCAGCAAGGGCACCGACCTCGACTTGAAGCAGCAGTTCACACTCTACGAG AGTGCTCTCAAGCTGGAGGATGATGTGGAAGAGCCGCCCCCAGGGGGACGCAAAGAGCGGAGGAGGACAGACGAGGGCCGGCGTGGGTGGCGATGCCAGGGTGGCTCCCAGGATGCCAGTGCTgatgcccagccactgctgggGTCTCCTGGCACTCCAAAGGAGGCCCCAGCTGAGGAcaccctgcctgtccctgcaccGACCAGCCCAGCAGA ACCCTGTCCCACCAGCATCTACAACAGCACGTCCAGCGTGCGGCTGGCCCTGGCCTCCCCCGCGGCTGAGAAGGAGCAGCCCCCGGGCCCAGGAGAACGCAGTGTCTACAA AGCTCGCTTTTTGGAAAACCTGGCTGCAGCCCAAAAGGAGAAGATCTCTTCCATGGCCAAGGGACGGCTCGATGTCCTCAGCGATACTACACTGGAGCATCCTACTGCTCTTGCATGGGAAAGAGACCACGGCACCTCTGATTCCAGGATGGAGCCACCCAGCATAA ggTCTCGTTTGGCTCGACCTGACACCACTGACTCCTGCAGCACCATCTCCTCTGACACCAAGTTTATGCTGGACATGCTCTATGCCAAGGGCTCCTCGGAGTCGGAAATGGAGAAGGTGTTCCATGAAATACCTTTACCCCCTCGGATCCAGGACAAGGTGGAAATGGACACCAAGGGAAGTAGCAGCCAGGATCAGGAGAGTGGCCGGCTCCGTGGCAGGGCTCTAGATGGGCCAGTGGCCAGTGCCCATGCCAAGCTGGTACGTGCCGTGTCCAGCATAGATGCCGAGACCCACACGCAGAAGCTGGAGAACACTGGGATGATGCCCATCAAAAAGGACACAGAGCTGACATGGGAGCGCCTGGAGACCAtccctgtgcagctgaagaTCAAGGACCTGGACTTCACTGatctgggggaagaagaagattTTGACATCCTGGACACGGGGCCAATGACCAACGGATCCTTCCTCCATCCTGGCATTGAAGCAATGAGTGCTGGAACATTCATGGCTCCCCCTccacctcctgccctccctggttgtccaccaccaccaccacctccacctcctgccatcccTGGTTGCccaccacctccacctcctgccctccctggtTGCccaccacctccacctcctgctATCCCTGGTTGCccaccacctccacctccacctcctgcAGTCCCCAGCTGCCCACccccgccagggctgccaggcCCCTCAACAACAGATGGCCCCTCCCAGGCCAAGAAGAAGAGGACAGTGAAGCTCTTCTGGAAGGAGCTGAAGCAGCTGGATAGCACTGTGGGGCCTGGCAAGTTCGGCCAGGGGACACTCTGGGCATCCCTGCAGAATGTCGAGGTCAATGCTGCCaaactggagcatctctttgAGTCACGGTCAAAGGAAGCGCCAACCTCAAAG AAAGCCATCGATGGGAagaaggtggtggtggtgttggaCCCCAAGAGGAGCAACGCCATCAACATTGGCCTCACCGTGCTGCCGCCCATCCATATAATCAAGACAGCTGTGCTCAACTTTGATGAGTTTGCGGTCAGTAAGGAAGGGATTGAG AAAATCCTAACCATGGTCCCAactgaggaggaaaaacagaagatCCAGGAGGCCCAGTTGGCCAATCCTGACGTGCCTttgggctctgcagagcagttcTTGCTCTCCCTGTCTTCCATCAGTGACCTCACAGCCAGGCTCCAGCTCTGGGCCTTCAAGCTGGACTATGAAAGCCTGGAGCAG GAGATCGCAGAGCCGCTCTTTGATCTGAAGGTAGGCATGGAGCAGCTGGCCAGAAATCACACATTCAAGTGCATCTTGGCCACACTGCTGGCTATGGGCAACTTCTTGAATGGTTCCCAG agcagaggctttgacCTGGGCTACCTGGAGAAGGTCTCGGAAGTGAAGGACACGGTGCACCGGCAGTCCCTGCTCTACCATCTCTGCCAGATGGTGGTAGAGAAGTTCCCAGAAACCACTGACCTCTACTCAGAAATTGCCTCCATCACCCGCTCCGCCAAG ATTGACTTTGAAGAGCTGGCCAACAGCCTGGTGCAGCTGGAGCGGAGGTGCAGGGCCTCCTGGCACAACCTGAAGGTGATTGCCAAGCATGAGACCAAGCCAGTGCTGAAGACCAAGCTGACAGAGTTCCTCAAGGACAGCACTCAGCGCATCATCGTCCTGAAGGTGGTGCACAGGCGTGTCCTCAACAG GTTTCACTCCTTCGTGCTGTACCTGGGGTACCCGGTGAGCGCGGCGCGGGACGTGAAGGTGACGTCCATCTGCAAACTGCTGCGGGAGTTCGCCCTGGAGTACCGCACGTGCTGGGAGcgtgtcctgcagcagcagaagaaacgTGCTGCCCACCGCGAGCGCAGCAAGACCCGGGGACGGCTCATCACCGAG ACTGAGAAATTCTCTGGCATTGCCGAGGCAGTTTTGCCGTCTGCCGTGGTGTCCAGCAGCCCCAAGGAGCAGATGGAAGCGGGTCACGAGAGCATGAAGATTGTGCTGACCTCCCCCACAGATATCCCTGCCCGCCgcagcagagccagccagg GAACTGGGTATGGCACCCCAACCCAGGGCTCTCCAGCCCAGGAGGATGTTCCCAGCTCCCCCGATGATGCTTCAGATGAAATCATGGACCGGCTGGTGAAATCAGTGACTCACAATGCCAACCCCCGACCCTGCCCCAACAAAGAGCGCAGGAGGTCCCGTGGCAATCGGAAATCCT TGCGGCGGACGCTGAAGAGCGGGCTCAGCGATGAACTGGTGCAGGCACTGGGCCTGGGGCGGGCACCTGACATGGAGGTTTGA